In the genome of Leptospiraceae bacterium, one region contains:
- a CDS encoding transglycosylase domain-containing protein: protein MKKKYLYTCRSCNHKQVIEVDLQEIRFLRIVCGNCGNVRILHNHQFKDNPNVATKIEKVSSNNSQSYGTSNKNLIVSKIKSPKKRYHFFENLINILHFVLDIVWSKKTLVLFFLGIFFVSIGIVFISGSMLFFSVDDYLLQIHESQSNVIYDRNGKVLSELFTIKTSTLKWHEVPKDFIEILLFVEDEDFFYHVGIDFSALFRAMYHNLISMRFVQGGSTITQQLARILLGEREKTVTRKLKEAFFALELERRFTKEEILLLYINQVYLGHGAYGFQNASRFYFQKDLENLNFTEKLALASLPSRPEFYSPLRNFQQLEEKMDTIFQRMRKEKFPYAISEEQYRAQKLTLRKILNRSPMETVFGTRDDHAPYVSEWVRTKIKSLLGEKYEFSGGLKVYTTIDGNLQIIVSRETKSHIEELRKYHPYKVSEDDVNTYLLKYYLQSALGGMFLGLPIPTIPQKELQAALIGMNPRTGEILFMQGGAEFSASNQFNRAIFMKRQTGSAIKPIVYSAGIEDGIFHPGTVFEDSPLYFSLNQIQNEYWLPENIDESYEGKITLREALERSRNIPALIAGQRIGIERLGVQFEKFFFHTESEFQKRFRRELAISIGIIEMSPLEMMLAYSAFANNGVIPRPYLITRIEDKNGNVIYQGKEKDEFNTNMPAEKKVLSGDVAEVMISLLKTSAKKSGVNRGGFTSRRLAGKTGTTNQYRDAWFIGVLPDLVSAIWVGFDEPKVSMNKGTGATMAGPLFGKIIKNVKDRYDQGDYFFDPRAVEVSICSNSGKLPNPYCQRVLKEIFPINGVPAESCDMHKPEEELKMPTRLRDFD, encoded by the coding sequence ATGAAAAAAAAGTATCTATATACTTGCAGGAGTTGTAATCATAAACAAGTTATTGAGGTAGATCTTCAAGAAATAAGGTTTTTAAGAATAGTATGCGGAAATTGTGGGAACGTTCGTATTTTGCATAACCATCAGTTCAAAGATAATCCAAATGTGGCAACAAAAATAGAAAAAGTTTCTTCGAATAATTCCCAATCTTATGGAACAAGTAATAAAAATTTGATTGTAAGTAAGATCAAAAGTCCAAAGAAAAGGTATCATTTCTTTGAAAACTTAATCAATATTTTACATTTTGTTTTAGATATTGTTTGGAGTAAAAAGACATTGGTTTTGTTTTTCTTAGGGATTTTTTTTGTTTCGATAGGGATTGTTTTTATTAGTGGATCAATGCTCTTTTTCTCCGTAGATGATTATTTACTCCAAATTCACGAGAGTCAATCCAATGTGATATATGATCGAAATGGGAAAGTATTATCAGAACTTTTTACGATAAAAACAAGTACTCTAAAATGGCACGAGGTTCCCAAAGATTTTATCGAGATTTTACTTTTTGTGGAGGATGAAGACTTTTTTTACCACGTTGGGATTGATTTTTCTGCCTTATTTCGAGCGATGTATCACAATCTTATTTCTATGAGGTTTGTTCAAGGTGGATCAACAATCACTCAACAATTAGCAAGGATTTTATTAGGTGAGCGAGAAAAAACCGTCACAAGAAAACTCAAAGAAGCTTTTTTTGCTTTGGAGTTGGAACGGAGATTTACGAAAGAAGAAATACTTTTGTTATACATCAATCAAGTTTATCTTGGGCATGGAGCTTATGGTTTTCAAAATGCATCAAGATTTTATTTCCAAAAGGATTTGGAGAATTTGAACTTTACGGAAAAACTCGCATTGGCGAGCTTGCCTTCTCGTCCTGAGTTTTATTCTCCTTTGAGGAACTTCCAGCAATTAGAAGAAAAGATGGATACGATATTTCAGCGAATGAGAAAAGAAAAATTCCCCTATGCAATCTCAGAAGAACAGTACAGAGCTCAAAAGCTAACTCTAAGAAAAATTTTAAATCGCAGTCCGATGGAAACCGTCTTTGGAACAAGGGATGATCATGCTCCTTACGTGAGTGAGTGGGTTCGAACTAAAATCAAATCTCTTTTGGGTGAAAAATATGAGTTCTCAGGGGGCTTGAAGGTTTATACAACTATTGATGGTAATCTGCAAATCATAGTATCAAGAGAAACCAAATCCCACATCGAAGAATTGCGAAAATATCATCCTTACAAAGTGAGCGAAGACGATGTGAATACATATTTATTGAAATATTATCTTCAATCAGCTCTGGGGGGTATGTTTTTGGGTTTACCCATTCCTACTATCCCACAGAAAGAGCTCCAAGCTGCTTTGATTGGCATGAATCCTCGCACTGGTGAAATTCTATTTATGCAAGGTGGGGCTGAATTTTCGGCAAGCAACCAGTTCAACCGTGCTATCTTCATGAAACGACAAACTGGTTCTGCCATCAAACCCATTGTTTATTCTGCTGGTATAGAAGATGGGATTTTTCATCCGGGAACCGTTTTTGAAGACTCACCTCTTTATTTTTCCTTGAATCAAATCCAAAATGAATATTGGCTGCCAGAAAATATCGATGAATCCTACGAAGGAAAAATCACTCTAAGGGAAGCTTTGGAGCGTTCACGAAATATACCAGCTTTGATCGCAGGGCAGAGGATTGGTATTGAAAGGTTAGGAGTTCAGTTTGAAAAATTCTTTTTCCATACAGAATCTGAGTTTCAAAAACGTTTTCGTAGAGAGTTGGCAATTTCCATTGGGATTATTGAAATGAGTCCTTTGGAGATGATGTTGGCATATTCGGCTTTTGCGAATAATGGCGTTATTCCTCGTCCGTATTTAATCACACGGATTGAGGATAAAAATGGCAATGTGATTTATCAAGGCAAAGAGAAAGATGAATTTAATACAAACATGCCAGCAGAAAAAAAAGTTCTTTCGGGGGATGTGGCAGAAGTCATGATAAGTTTATTAAAGACTTCAGCGAAAAAAAGTGGAGTCAATCGAGGAGGTTTTACATCACGACGATTGGCAGGGAAAACAGGAACCACAAATCAATATCGAGATGCGTGGTTTATTGGTGTTCTTCCAGATTTGGTATCAGCGATTTGGGTAGGATTCGATGAACCTAAGGTGAGTATGAACAAAGGAACAGGAGCAACAATGGCAGGACCTCTTTTCGGGAAAATTATAAAGAATGTTAAGGACCGGTATGATCAAGGTGATTATTTTTTCGATCCAAGAGCGGTTGAAGTTTCTATTTGTTCTAATTCTGGGAAACTTCCTAATCCTTATTGCCAGAGGGTGCTAAAAGAAATTTTTCCTATAAATGGCGTTCCAGCAGAATCATGTGATATGCATAAACCAGAAGAAGAACTCAAAATGCCAACGAGATTAAGGGATTTTGATTAA
- a CDS encoding 1-acyl-sn-glycerol-3-phosphate acyltransferase, producing MTTEKDIPFSEDTATIIIGGGPMGFGLAEVLQKNLSHFYLWVSDGFLYRKWKDHYSIEIEGLIFTKPRNLTLVNGYDFFHKHSLLIIFALPSRQFEETCENIFLNLNPKFHYNFVLVTKGFLNNANRRKYGVYTFHQLIQELQKKHQIDGNLAILSGPSLLYDIIHKNHIFLDVATHSKELYEILKQIFHQPFIHFSSHTDLLTAELGAILKNPISILVGMISVLPNCGSSMMGEIASRGFLEMMELAKSLGANSELLLKRSGLSDFMSAVFSPHSRNREYGRQFTEKLLKGQSKLNLLEQIQMFLMPSYFIEKEIMMSQNLAEGGLMITPILEIAKEKNIELPLYKMLYHILLRKNAPQDVLMLLSEKEIKFSQLPVLRKKKRIELVASGRMISNVLKERILKKIMYTPNMHARIKRQSSHIISSLERRKEKALKQNLMKDVKNFEQEILLWKELEQSKPEEEILKIEAIVEFYISNIVDYFIAPIRTFLIYFVMPFRLLIGKFRRGSIGPFVGGHVKEAKEVVDKYPVFYAPTHKSHLDSVELAYGLFFQGLPIPRVAAASVLMSNPIWGAFLRSLGAYVVDRENTKNILYLEVLSQYNVMMLESGIPALAYPEGTRSRNGMFQSIKTGLLSTAIDAYRESGKEVAVIPLAISHQWVPEDLLFTNQTKKVSFFTYATRRGKVYFDFGKPILVSRFAKYDNPTEEIAKIILKEWKYHFRVQEHFVISKLLYEHPGKDTEEELKKEIEKFVKTYPGTITTKNVEVLFKNGIKILKKRSIIKETSKGFEILNPYLLEYYGNMIPEFTEEDIAYIKENENNEN from the coding sequence ATGACAACAGAAAAAGATATCCCGTTTAGTGAAGATACTGCGACGATAATTATCGGAGGCGGTCCTATGGGGTTTGGACTTGCGGAAGTTCTTCAGAAGAATTTATCTCATTTTTATTTGTGGGTGTCTGACGGTTTTTTGTATAGAAAATGGAAGGATCATTACTCGATAGAAATTGAAGGTTTGATATTTACAAAACCACGAAATTTAACTTTAGTAAATGGTTATGATTTCTTTCATAAACATTCATTGCTAATTATATTTGCTTTGCCATCTCGTCAGTTTGAAGAAACTTGCGAAAATATTTTTTTAAATTTGAATCCGAAGTTTCATTATAATTTTGTGTTAGTAACCAAAGGTTTTTTGAACAATGCGAATCGAAGAAAATATGGGGTTTATACTTTCCATCAGTTGATTCAGGAACTTCAAAAAAAACATCAGATTGATGGGAATTTAGCTATCTTGAGTGGTCCTTCTTTGTTGTATGATATAATTCACAAAAACCATATTTTTCTTGATGTGGCTACCCATAGTAAGGAACTATATGAAATTCTTAAACAAATCTTTCATCAACCTTTCATCCATTTCTCTTCTCATACTGATTTACTTACTGCTGAATTGGGTGCTATTTTGAAAAATCCCATTTCGATTTTAGTAGGGATGATTTCGGTTTTACCCAATTGTGGAAGTAGTATGATGGGAGAGATAGCATCGAGGGGTTTTTTGGAGATGATGGAATTAGCAAAATCTCTGGGAGCAAATTCAGAATTACTTCTAAAACGTTCTGGGCTTTCGGATTTTATGTCAGCTGTGTTTAGCCCTCATAGCAGAAACAGAGAATACGGAAGACAGTTTACGGAAAAACTCCTCAAAGGTCAAAGCAAGCTGAATTTATTAGAGCAAATACAAATGTTTCTTATGCCATCTTATTTTATTGAGAAAGAAATCATGATGAGTCAAAATTTAGCAGAGGGTGGGTTAATGATAACACCAATTCTTGAGATAGCAAAAGAGAAAAATATAGAACTGCCATTATACAAAATGCTTTATCATATCCTTTTGAGGAAAAATGCTCCTCAAGATGTATTGATGCTGCTATCAGAAAAAGAGATCAAATTTTCTCAATTACCTGTTTTACGAAAAAAGAAGCGAATCGAGTTAGTAGCATCAGGTAGGATGATTTCAAATGTTCTAAAAGAAAGGATTCTAAAAAAAATCATGTATACTCCTAATATGCATGCGCGTATCAAAAGACAATCCTCCCATATTATAAGTTCATTGGAGAGACGAAAAGAAAAAGCACTCAAACAAAATCTCATGAAAGATGTAAAAAATTTCGAACAAGAAATTCTTTTATGGAAGGAATTAGAACAATCTAAACCAGAAGAAGAGATCCTAAAAATCGAAGCGATTGTTGAATTCTACATTTCCAACATTGTGGATTATTTCATAGCTCCTATTCGAACTTTTTTGATTTATTTTGTTATGCCATTTCGACTTTTGATTGGAAAATTTCGACGAGGATCAATCGGTCCTTTTGTGGGTGGACATGTTAAAGAAGCAAAAGAAGTAGTTGATAAATACCCGGTTTTCTATGCGCCTACACATAAAAGTCACTTGGATTCTGTTGAACTGGCATATGGTTTGTTTTTTCAAGGATTACCCATACCCAGAGTGGCAGCAGCAAGTGTTTTGATGTCAAATCCAATTTGGGGAGCATTTTTGCGATCGTTGGGAGCTTATGTGGTAGATCGAGAGAATACAAAAAATATTTTATATTTAGAAGTTCTGTCTCAATACAACGTGATGATGTTGGAGTCAGGTATTCCAGCTTTAGCCTACCCCGAAGGAACGAGAAGCCGGAATGGAATGTTTCAATCTATAAAGACGGGATTGCTTTCAACAGCTATTGATGCGTATCGTGAGTCAGGAAAAGAAGTCGCTGTGATTCCATTGGCAATCTCTCATCAATGGGTACCAGAAGATTTATTATTTACAAATCAAACAAAAAAGGTGAGCTTTTTTACTTATGCCACAAGAAGAGGAAAAGTATATTTTGATTTTGGAAAACCCATTTTGGTTTCTCGCTTTGCAAAGTATGATAATCCTACTGAAGAAATAGCAAAAATCATACTCAAAGAGTGGAAATATCATTTTCGTGTTCAAGAGCATTTTGTCATAAGTAAACTTTTATATGAACATCCGGGGAAAGACACAGAAGAAGAACTAAAAAAAGAAATTGAGAAGTTCGTAAAAACCTATCCTGGCACGATAACTACAAAGAATGTAGAAGTTCTATTCAAAAACGGAATCAAAATTCTCAAGAAAAGAAGTATCATAAAAGAAACTTCTAAAGGTTTTGAAATACTGAATCCCTATCTTTTGGAATACTATGGAAACATGATACCTGAATTTACAGAAGAAGATATTGCTTATATTAAAGAAAATGAAAACAATGAAAACTAA
- a CDS encoding class I SAM-dependent methyltransferase: MKTNTDWDAQAKWYDGIVGEKGSYYHHEVIIPTLLKEMGNLENQSVLDLGCGQGFFCRILSEKKAKVVGIDLSQELIRLAKKYPNDRIQYYVANAEELSFLHDEMFDFIVSILSLGNMRDLDKVFREVARLLKTTGKFYFVIIHPCFRIPRQSQWEYDDNQKLQYRRIQRYLSELEIPIITHPGKVSRQKELQDQDYTIMFHRPLSVIMKHLKNHNLLISNLIELTSNKVSVGKRAKAENQARKEIPLFLLAEVVKKEVSRNSNLVNHKL, translated from the coding sequence ATGAAAACTAATACCGATTGGGATGCTCAAGCCAAATGGTATGATGGGATTGTAGGAGAAAAGGGTTCTTATTATCATCATGAGGTGATCATTCCAACACTTCTAAAAGAAATGGGAAATCTCGAGAACCAATCAGTTTTAGATTTGGGATGTGGACAAGGTTTTTTTTGTAGAATCCTCAGTGAGAAAAAAGCGAAAGTGGTGGGCATTGATTTATCCCAAGAGTTGATTCGACTTGCCAAAAAGTATCCAAACGATAGGATTCAGTACTATGTTGCTAATGCTGAGGAACTTTCTTTTCTACATGATGAGATGTTTGATTTTATCGTAAGTATTCTGTCTTTGGGGAATATGCGTGATTTGGACAAAGTATTTCGTGAAGTTGCAAGGCTTCTAAAAACAACAGGAAAGTTTTATTTTGTAATCATTCATCCCTGTTTTCGTATCCCTCGACAAAGCCAATGGGAATACGATGATAACCAAAAGCTTCAATATCGAAGGATACAGCGATACTTATCGGAATTGGAAATTCCCATCATCACTCATCCAGGGAAAGTCTCAAGACAAAAAGAACTTCAAGATCAAGATTATACCATTATGTTTCATCGACCACTGTCTGTTATCATGAAGCACTTAAAAAATCATAATCTCTTGATAAGCAATCTAATAGAACTGACATCAAATAAAGTCAGTGTAGGAAAAAGAGCCAAAGCAGAAAATCAAGCCCGAAAAGAAATTCCCTTGTTTCTTCTAGCAGAAGTAGTAAAAAAAGAAGTATCAAGAAATTCGAATTTGGTTAATCATAAATTATGA
- a CDS encoding nicotinamide-nucleotide amidohydrolase family protein, producing MNNFWIFSTGTELARGYSKDTNSSEIAQTLLENGFNVLGISILPDDKKILKSNFVEKLLEENIDGIIITGGLGPTDDDHTVDVLREITQKEIIMHPETTKKIEEIAKIRNIDFDIAKKQARILKESIPILNPVGLAPGMIINYQNKVIIALPGVPLEMKSMLSYVIEYLDKLRKKEFYEKKRFYLYNEPESEFQKNFHHLQREVMGSFSFISFTWGVSANPGYLKVFVENKEPRLSKKFALLIEKIEEFYREKFLNQPIEWELQSIFVQNQKTLSIAESCTGGLLGKILTDIPGSSKYFLGTIVSYSNELKINILKVPKEIIQTYGAVSKECAEAMVEGVVNLTKSDYGISITGIAGPDGGTKEKPVGTVFIGIKTPEKTEVHKIYYPSQSRERIREYSAYTAIFLLYKEFYKNIKKDLQKKHNN from the coding sequence ATGAATAATTTTTGGATTTTTTCTACAGGAACCGAATTAGCGAGAGGTTATTCAAAAGATACTAATAGCTCAGAGATTGCTCAAACCCTATTAGAGAATGGCTTTAATGTTTTGGGAATCTCCATATTGCCAGATGATAAAAAAATTTTAAAGTCAAATTTTGTTGAAAAACTTTTAGAGGAGAATATTGATGGTATTATCATCACAGGAGGGTTAGGACCTACAGATGATGATCATACAGTCGATGTCTTGAGGGAAATCACGCAGAAAGAAATCATAATGCATCCGGAAACAACAAAAAAAATAGAAGAAATTGCTAAAATCCGAAACATTGATTTTGATATAGCAAAAAAACAAGCAAGGATTTTAAAAGAGTCAATTCCAATTTTGAATCCTGTAGGATTAGCTCCAGGAATGATAATAAACTATCAAAATAAGGTAATCATTGCTTTACCTGGAGTTCCATTAGAGATGAAATCCATGCTTTCTTATGTGATAGAATATCTTGATAAGTTAAGAAAAAAAGAATTCTATGAGAAAAAGAGATTTTATCTATACAACGAGCCTGAGTCAGAATTTCAAAAGAATTTTCATCATTTACAAAGAGAAGTGATGGGTTCTTTTAGTTTTATTAGTTTTACATGGGGAGTATCTGCAAATCCTGGATACCTGAAAGTGTTTGTCGAAAACAAAGAACCAAGGCTTTCAAAAAAATTTGCTCTGCTCATAGAAAAAATTGAAGAATTCTACCGAGAAAAATTTCTCAATCAGCCCATTGAATGGGAACTCCAAAGTATTTTTGTGCAAAATCAAAAAACATTGAGTATTGCAGAGTCTTGCACCGGAGGATTGTTAGGAAAAATCTTGACAGACATTCCGGGTTCATCCAAGTATTTTTTGGGTACGATTGTATCATATTCAAATGAACTAAAAATCAATATCTTAAAAGTTCCGAAAGAAATTATTCAAACCTATGGAGCTGTAAGTAAAGAGTGTGCAGAAGCAATGGTAGAGGGGGTGGTGAATCTAACAAAGTCTGACTATGGAATTTCTATCACAGGCATTGCAGGACCTGACGGGGGAACGAAAGAAAAACCTGTGGGCACCGTATTTATTGGCATAAAAACACCCGAGAAAACTGAAGTTCATAAAATTTATTATCCTTCTCAAAGTCGTGAAAGGATACGAGAATACTCAGCTTACACGGCAATTTTTCTTCTATACAAAGAATTCTATAAAAATATTAAAAAAGATTTACAAAAAAAACATAATAACTAA
- a CDS encoding carbonic anhydrase, translated as MSSLQKLLEGNKKFLQQIQKDHPEIFHQLAESQKPEFLWIGCSDSRVPPEVITNQPPGTIFVHRNIANQISPNDMSVLSIIYFSLNYLKIKNIIVCGHTNCGGVFASLSLAENKGSYGFLENWLHPIKEYYNSIKKELLQEENVHEVNEQNQKHVADKLSEKNVLKQMEVFKKLSIVQEYLQKENTTLNVYGMIYDVRNGELRLLKEEQIKS; from the coding sequence ATGAGTTCACTACAAAAACTGTTAGAAGGAAACAAAAAGTTTTTGCAGCAAATTCAAAAGGATCACCCTGAGATTTTTCATCAATTAGCCGAAAGTCAGAAACCTGAGTTTCTGTGGATTGGTTGTTCTGATTCACGAGTTCCTCCAGAGGTGATTACGAATCAACCACCTGGAACTATTTTTGTTCATAGAAACATCGCGAATCAAATTTCACCTAATGATATGAGTGTGCTAAGTATTATTTATTTTTCTTTGAACTATTTAAAAATTAAGAACATCATTGTTTGTGGGCATACAAACTGCGGAGGAGTTTTTGCATCCCTCAGTTTAGCAGAAAATAAGGGTTCTTATGGGTTTCTCGAAAACTGGCTACATCCCATCAAAGAATACTACAATAGCATCAAGAAAGAATTATTGCAGGAAGAAAATGTGCATGAAGTGAATGAGCAAAACCAAAAACACGTGGCAGATAAATTATCAGAGAAAAATGTCCTCAAACAGATGGAAGTTTTTAAAAAGTTGAGTATCGTTCAAGAATATTTGCAGAAAGAAAACACAACATTGAATGTATATGGCATGATTTATGACGTAAGAAATGGAGAATTACGATTATTAAAAGAAGAACAAATAAAATCTTAA
- a CDS encoding cyclic nucleotide-binding domain-containing protein produces MQLEDLKQDGKILKFSKGEKIYDQKSYLSDIKVFYILKGQVLLRKKYTSLVKDEFLLQEGELFGFLEIYHSKIRLMEAEAKTDVEVIGMDRITFERLIISNMELSLKVIRNLSKILRTANQRIKHLPK; encoded by the coding sequence ATGCAGTTAGAAGATTTAAAGCAAGATGGGAAAATTCTAAAATTTTCCAAAGGGGAAAAAATCTATGATCAGAAGAGTTATTTGTCAGATATAAAAGTATTCTATATCCTTAAAGGTCAAGTATTGTTAAGAAAGAAATATACATCTCTTGTAAAAGATGAGTTTCTCTTGCAAGAGGGGGAGTTATTTGGGTTTCTGGAAATATATCATAGCAAAATTCGTTTGATGGAAGCCGAAGCAAAAACAGATGTGGAGGTTATTGGAATGGATCGAATTACGTTTGAAAGATTGATTATCTCAAATATGGAACTATCTCTCAAAGTCATAAGAAATCTTAGTAAAATTCTAAGAACGGCGAATCAACGAATCAAACACTTACCCAAATAG
- a CDS encoding cyclic nucleotide-binding domain-containing protein gives MEKEKQEWDLLKLGLEGEQAITNELFFKFGRTYEPKQVILKEGDKGKDVYLILSGRVVVAEKLASSNQYKVLTTLGPGEIFGEMAMFDDQPRSATLVAIEHCKILVLSPENFERIFRTHPRWALKIVAALCKRIQNAFEQIDSYYRGSNKT, from the coding sequence ATGGAAAAGGAAAAGCAAGAATGGGATTTGCTCAAGTTGGGGCTAGAAGGTGAGCAAGCCATAACTAATGAACTGTTCTTTAAGTTTGGGAGGACTTACGAACCTAAGCAAGTTATCCTAAAAGAAGGAGATAAAGGAAAAGATGTTTATTTGATTTTGTCTGGAAGAGTAGTTGTTGCAGAGAAATTGGCATCCTCTAATCAATACAAGGTTCTTACTACTCTCGGTCCTGGTGAGATTTTTGGGGAAATGGCAATGTTTGATGATCAGCCCAGATCTGCGACCTTAGTAGCAATTGAGCATTGTAAAATTTTAGTTTTGAGTCCTGAGAACTTCGAAAGAATTTTCAGAACCCATCCAAGATGGGCGCTAAAAATTGTAGCAGCTCTTTGTAAAAGAATTCAGAATGCGTTTGAACAGATCGATTCTTATTACAGAGGTAGTAATAAAACATGA
- a CDS encoding DsrE family protein — protein MKVQFLKSIMVLTLVLALPFGLAAQEKTKTDAKKAEMKKVFVSLGTDQGLRTGMALNFSRMSLKNGSPTTLWLNAEGVKLADANAADSEQRMMLKEFISKGGKVYVCPVSSAKLGVTKLIDGAEFSKFEIVYEQIKDPNVIYLSW, from the coding sequence GTGAAAGTTCAATTCCTTAAATCCATAATGGTATTGACGTTGGTTCTGGCTTTGCCTTTTGGTCTGGCTGCTCAAGAAAAAACCAAGACAGATGCTAAAAAAGCAGAAATGAAAAAAGTATTTGTTAGTTTGGGCACAGATCAAGGACTAAGAACCGGCATGGCATTGAATTTTTCAAGGATGTCCCTCAAAAATGGGAGCCCTACGACTCTATGGTTAAATGCTGAAGGAGTCAAGCTTGCTGATGCAAACGCAGCTGATAGTGAACAAAGAATGATGCTAAAAGAATTTATCTCTAAAGGCGGGAAAGTATATGTATGCCCCGTGTCATCTGCTAAGTTAGGAGTGACAAAACTGATCGATGGGGCTGAATTTTCTAAGTTCGAGATCGTATATGAACAAATCAAAGATCCAAACGTTATATATTTAAGCTGGTAA
- a CDS encoding DUF4198 domain-containing protein, with translation MKKYYFIFYLTSIFLDSDLLLSHDLWFESVSQYWILKYGHIENHKNQEHQESLKEIPYKKEQILRLSCVHKSQKSIEEINNFSAPVKLSYCPVFWVEFTSFYWHQTVEGLKQSERISIQKQDVLDSWESIETLKQIQEWNDHLSNPLSESLEIIPLENPFRKKLGEKIQIKIVYKKNPAKNIPVSYYDDVRGNTDEEGIIRVRLRKAGLQVIKATLTDFGYNPKRIITASLVFQLHN, from the coding sequence ATGAAAAAGTATTACTTTATATTCTACTTAACGTCAATATTTCTCGATAGTGATTTATTGTTATCTCATGACCTTTGGTTTGAGTCCGTATCTCAATACTGGATACTCAAATATGGACATATAGAAAATCATAAAAACCAGGAACATCAAGAAAGTTTAAAAGAAATACCCTATAAGAAAGAACAAATACTAAGATTATCTTGTGTTCACAAATCCCAAAAATCCATAGAAGAGATAAACAATTTTTCTGCTCCTGTGAAGTTATCTTACTGTCCTGTATTTTGGGTAGAGTTTACTTCTTTTTATTGGCATCAAACCGTAGAGGGACTAAAACAATCTGAACGCATTTCGATTCAAAAACAAGATGTGCTCGATAGCTGGGAATCGATTGAAACTCTCAAGCAAATTCAAGAGTGGAATGATCACTTATCAAATCCTCTCTCTGAAAGCTTAGAGATCATACCTCTGGAAAATCCTTTTCGAAAAAAATTAGGAGAAAAAATACAAATCAAAATTGTTTATAAAAAAAATCCAGCAAAAAATATCCCTGTATCTTATTACGACGATGTTCGGGGAAATACGGATGAAGAAGGAATAATTCGTGTTCGGCTAAGGAAAGCAGGGCTACAAGTCATCAAAGCTACTTTGACAGATTTTGGCTATAACCCAAAAAGAATTATCACAGCCAGCTTAGTTTTTCAACTTCACAATTAA
- a CDS encoding energy-coupling factor ABC transporter permease: MHVPDGFLSPQTYLSLYAINLPIWIYSIKRFSKSVRPDELPRLALSSGFVFILTSIQFPIIGGTTVHLLGIVITTLLFGVIKTYLIYTVVFLLQATLLGMGGVTSLPLNTFAMGFLGPLSVYFLDKTLKNILPQTFLIILLNFVSIFLVVLFTSFVLGIQPDIAKGKDGNPLYFPFRFPVVFSAMLISHLPIMVLESVVSNLFMKFAKKLEFYQK; the protein is encoded by the coding sequence ATGCATGTTCCGGACGGATTTTTATCGCCTCAAACTTATTTAAGTCTATATGCAATCAATCTTCCAATATGGATTTACTCAATAAAGAGATTTTCGAAAAGTGTCCGTCCGGATGAGCTTCCTCGTTTAGCCCTCAGTTCAGGTTTTGTTTTTATTTTGACCTCAATTCAGTTTCCCATTATTGGAGGAACCACAGTTCATCTTTTAGGAATAGTCATAACGACTTTACTTTTTGGTGTGATCAAAACATATTTGATTTACACAGTAGTTTTTCTTTTGCAGGCGACTCTTTTGGGTATGGGTGGGGTTACGTCATTGCCATTAAATACCTTTGCGATGGGATTTTTGGGTCCTCTTTCAGTTTATTTTCTTGATAAGACGTTGAAAAATATTCTTCCTCAGACTTTTTTAATCATTCTTTTAAATTTTGTTTCGATTTTTTTGGTGGTTTTATTTACCAGTTTTGTTTTAGGAATACAGCCAGATATCGCAAAAGGAAAAGATGGAAATCCATTGTATTTTCCTTTTCGTTTCCCTGTTGTTTTTTCGGCAATGTTGATTTCTCATTTACCAATTATGGTTTTGGAATCAGTAGTTTCGAATTTATTTATGAAGTTTGCAAAAAAATTAGAATTCTATCAGAAATGA